Below is a genomic region from Candidatus Afararchaeum irisae.
TCGTCGTCAACACGGGGGACGACATAGAGATAGCCGGAAACCTCGTCTGTCCCGACGTCGACACTGTTCTGTATACTCTCTCCGGAATCATAGACAGGGACAGATGGTGGGGCACAGTCGACGACACCTACGTGACACACAAGCATCTCACCGACCTCGCCGACACTGAGGAGAAGACCGAGAGGGTCGAGGCTAACAGGAGTATATCTGAGGGGAGAGCTTTCTCGGGAGCCGGCGAGTTCATGCTGATAGGCGACAGAGACAGGGCGACACATATCCACCGCACGTCGCTGATAGACGAGGGTAAGACACTCACGGAAGCCACCTCCGACTTGGCGTCGTCAATGGGTATCGAAGCCGACGTACTCCCGATGAGCGACGACCCGGTATCGACCTACATAGAGACCCCCGAGGGCGAGGTTCATTTCCAGGTCTTCTGGATAGCAGAAAACGGCGAGCCCGCAGTCGAGAACGTCGAGTTCCGCGGAGTAGACGGTTCCGAGCCGACCGCCGAGACCCTCGAAGCACTCGAAAGTCCCGTAGTCATAGGTCCGTCGAACCCCGTGACGAGCCTCGGACCCATACTCTCACTCGACGGTGTTATCGAGGCTTTACGCGACACTCGTGTTGTCGCAGTCTCGCCCTTCGTCGGCGGAGATGTCGTGAGCGGTCCCGCGCCTAAGCTTATGCGTGCCGAGGGTCTCGAAGCCAGCACGCGAGGCGTCTACGAGGCGTACTCCGAGTTCGTCGACGTGGTCGTCGTCGACGAGACGGAGTCTAGCCTCGACCTCGGCTGTGAGACAGTAGCCGCTGACACGGTCATGGAGTCTCGTGAGGACTCGAAAAGACTCTTCGAGACGGTAGCCGAAGCCGTCCGACTCTAATTTTCGAGAATCGTACTAAGATTTTTCGTCTAACGAACCAAATTAAACATATATTTCTGGAATGACCTTCGTACATGGAGAACGACGACAGTATAACGAATATAACGAGAAGAAGACTTCTGGCTGTGACAGGAGCGGGTCTCAGTGTAGGAGTCGCAGGCTGTACGGGTGGCGGAAACGGCGGAGAAGGCAGTGACACCAATGCCGACGCCAACGGATCAGGTGGAGATACTGGAGAAGGCGGAGAAACGAACGAGACCGACGGAGACTCAGAGAGTGGTGAAGCCCAAGAGACCTCTCTATCTGAGCCCGTTTCTCCCGTTCCAGACGACAAGCGGTGTGCGGTCTGTAACATGAAAGCCGCTGAGTACCCCGACTCGAACGCACAGCTCTCGCTCTCCGACGGAGGTCGGGTCTACTTCTGCTCGTCGGGCTGTTTCACGGCGTACTACGCATACCCTGACTCGTCGAAGTTCAGCGCTCCCGCGGAGTTCAGCCACGGCGACTGGGAGGACAAGGTCGCCAACGCGTGGGTGCGCGACTACGGAACCAAGGAGTTCATCGACGCTACGGAGGCGAGCTACGTCCTCGAATACAACGCTGACAGGATAGAGATGGCCATGGGTGACAATCCTCTTCCATACGGAGCCGAGGAAGACGCAGTCGCCTACACAGAGAAGTACGACGACCTCTCCGAACACGATGTCGTCTCTCTTTCGGCATTCGACAGGTCGCTCGCTGAGAGATACAGCCCTAACTTCATAGCCGAGTCGGAGGTCGAGGCGACTCCGATAACTGAGTCAGTCGATGTCCCCGACGACGCCGAATGTACAGTCTGTGGGATGAAGGCGGCGAAGTTCCCCGACTGGAACGCACAGGCTTCACACGAGAACGGCGACAGGGACTTCTTCTGTTCGCCGGGATGTATGACGACCTACTACGCGACTCCCGAGACATTCAACGACGGTAAGACGCAGGACGACATAGTCGGAGTCTGGGCACACGACTTCGAGACGAAGGATCTCATAGACGCGAGGTTCGCTGACTACGTCCTCGTGACTAAAGCCGACAGGGTTGACGACCCGATGATGAAGAACCCTCTTCCGTTCTCTAATCCCGACGACGCGACGGCGTACGTCGACGAGTACGACGACCTCTCCGAAGACGACATAATCCCGCTGACTTCGTTCGACATGTCCCTCGCAGAGACCTACAGAAAGAAGTTCGTGACGGGTTAGGATACGAAAAGCCTCAAGCCCCCGTGTCTCGAATCTCGGACATGGGCACAGGTATGCGGAGTATCTCGGATCGGGTTCCGGGGTCGGAGTACCTCCGTCTATCACGGACGTGGGGCTACTCGTTGATCTTCGTTCTTCCACTCATACTCTCATATCAGACGTTGATAATGGTAACATCCGCGTCGGGAGGAATACGTCCCGTGAACGGAGCCGAGGCACTCCTCGCGTGGAGCCTCGGACTCGTGGGAGTCGAGTCTTATGCCGGCTTCTTCTACGTGGTTATAGGCGTCGCAGTCGTGGGAACCGTCTACGACGTCTTCTACAACGACAGACGAGTGAAGCCGTCTTACTTCGGTGGAATGCTGCTGGAGAGCCTCGTCTACGCTATCTTCTTCGGATACGCCGTCTCAGTCGTCACGGGAGCCGTACTTCCGCCCGAGCTAGTCCCCTCCGACGTCTCTGCGGCGATCTCAGGTATAGAGTCGGCTTCGGCGCTCGACAAGATTCTGATGAGCGTCGGTGCGGGTATATACGAGGAGATAGTCTTCCGGGTGATACTTATCTCGGGAGTCGGACGTCTTATAGGTCTCGGAGACCGCCCCGGCTTCGGCGGGTACATCCTCCTAATAGGGATTTCGAGCATAGTCTTCTCAGCGGCACACGTCACGGGAGACCCGTCGGCTCTCTCGCCGTACGTCTTTACCTTCCGTGCTATAGGTGGAGCCGTCTTCGCCCTCGTATACATCCTCAGAGGCTTCGGAGTCGTAGTCTATACGCACGCATTCTACGACATACTCGTCTTCTTCGTGGGATGAACCGGGAGGCTTACGGGTCACGCGACCGTCTATCGTCTAATGGCGACAAACTCGTGGGACGCTGATCTCTACGACGGCGACCATCTCTTCGTCTCAGAGTACGGCGAGGATCTAATGGATCTACTCTCAGTCTCCGGGGGAGAACGTGTACTCGACCTCGGCTGTGGAACGGGTCATCTCACGAAACAGATAGAGACAGAGGCTAAGAACGTCGAGGTTACGGGTCTCGACTCGTCGAAGGAGATGCTCGAAAAGGCGCGCGAGACGTATCCCGGGATCGACTTCATCGATGCCGACGCGAGAGACTTCGAGGCATCGGGGTACGACGCTGTCTTCTCGAACGCCGCACTTCACTGGGTCGAGGAAGGCGAACAGGAGGAGGTCTTAGAGTCAGTGAGAAACGGTCTCAAAGAAGGGGGACGTTTCGTAGCTGAGACGGGAGGCGACCGAAACGCCGATAAGGTCATCTCGGCAGTCATAGAGGTACTCTCCGAGAGGGGACACGAAGTCACGAACCCGTGGTACTTCCCCACAGTCGGCGAGTACGCGACGTTACTCGAGGATAACGGATTCGAGGTGAGGGAGATGCGTCTCTTCGACCGTCCCACGAGGCTCGAAGGAGGCGAGGACGGTCTCAGAAACTGGATAGAGATGTTCGGTGACTCGTTTTTCCCCGGGGTTCCCGACGACGAGAGGAGACGCGTCGTCTCGGAGGTTGAGAGTCTTCTCAGAGACGACCTCTTCCACGAGGGCACGGAGTCATGGATCGCCGACTACCGCCGTCTCAGGTTCGTGGCGTATAGGCGATAGGCAATACTTAATAAGAGAGCCCCGCAGTTTTAGCCAAGAGAATGTTCAAGTCCGTTATAAACGCTGGAGTCATAAGCTCGGCGATAGACACCGTCGACGTACTCGTTGACGAGTGCAAGGTGAGGCTTGAGGAAGACGGGATCACTATAAAGGCAGTCGATCCCGCGAACGTCGGTATGGTCGATCTTTCGATCCCCGAGGAGTCATTCGAGTCGTACGAGGGCGACGGTGAGGTCATAGGTCTCAACGTGACGCGTTTCAAGGACATAATCGGGATGGCGAACAAGGGCGACTCGGTCGAACTCGAACTCGACGACGAGACCCACAAGCTCAAGATACGTATAAACGGTCTACGTTACACACTCTCGCTCATAGACGCAGACGCCGTCAGACAGGAGCCTAATGTCCCCGACCTCGACCTCTCGTGTGAGGTCAGGATAGCAGGAAACGAGATCAAGAGGGGCGTCAAAGCGGCGGGAATGGTGAGCGACCACATGGAGTTCGGGGTCGAGGGCGGCGACTTCTTCATGCACGCTGAGGGCGACACAGACGACGTACGTGTCGACCTCTCCAAGGACGAAATAATAGGGATCGAGGGTGAGGAGGCGCGTTCGCTCTTCTCTCTCGACTACCTCGACGACATGTCGAAGGCGATACCCAACGACGCCGAGGTCAGGATGGAGATAGGGGTCGACTACCCCGTCAAGATGCATTTCGAGATAGCAGACGGCGAGGGTCACGTCACCTACCTCCTCGCACCACGTATAGAGAACGAGTAAGCGCCGACTAGAGTAGCCATGTCCGTATCAGTACCGATACTCTACGCGCGTTACCCTTTTCTTGAGGGTGCCTCCGACGCAGTAGAGGAGACTGCCGACTCTTTCACCGACCTAGTCTCAGAGCCCGTCTTAGAACGCGCGGAGGAACGCGTTACGCTCGCAGTCGAGGAGAAGACCGTCGGCGGTATAACTAAGCCCGCGACGACGGAGCTTTTCTCGTACCCCGTCGCGCGCGCCGTCGTGAGCGTAGTCGACGACGAGATGCTCACGAGGAGATACGCGTGGGCGGAGGCTTCTACGGCTTACGACAGGATAAAAGACGACCTGAGATCGTCAGAGTCCTTCGGAAGCGTCGAGTCGGCACGTCTGAGCCTCGGAGACCTGATAGACGAGTTCGGTCTGGAAGTGAGGGAGATCGACGACGGATACGAGATACGTCTCCACGACTACCTCGAACTCGCCTCGGGTCTCTCCGACAAGAGATGGAAGCTCGTCAACAGGGCGGTCGACGACGGCTGGGTAAGGATAGACACGAACGGGATTCTGATACTCGTGAGGGAGGCGATCAGAGACCGAGTTATCGATGACCTGCCTCTGAGTATCCCGCGGGAGGTCGAGGCTCTCGTCTCGGATGCCGTCGAGTCGGTGAGGGAGACCATGTCGAGAGCCTCCCTGAGCCGTGACATAGACGAGGTCGACGAGGACGAGTTCCCTCCGTGTATGAAGACCCTCTTAGCTGAGGTTCGTGAGGGCGAACACCTCGAACACCACTCGCGGTTCGCTATAACTACCTTCCTCGCCAATATCGGTATGTCGGTCGACGAGATAATAGAGACCTACGAGGTCAATCCCGGGTTCGGAGAGGAGATGACGCGGTACCAGGCTAGCCACATACAGGGTGAGACGAGCCCGACTGAGTACACTGCACCGTCGTGTGCGACGATGGTGACCTACGGCGACTGCCGGAACAGGGACGACCTGTGTGACGAGATCAGCCATCCGCTCGAGTACTACAGGAGACGTCTCGACGAGAAAGACAGTGAGAACGAAGACGGGAAAGACGACACCGAAGACACAGCCACAGACACAGACACGGAGCCAGAGACTGACGGAGAGACGGAGTCAGAAACACAGACAGACGGAGAAGAAGACTGAGACGTCTACGGCTACGTCTCGGCTACGAGTAGCTTCTTCTCGATATCCCTATGCCTGCGACCGTAGACAGTAACACGAATACGAGTAATGAGGCTAGAAGTCCCCACGGCTTCATACCGGGTTCGAGCGACTCCGACACCACGAGCGACGCTACGAAGACGACTGTGACGACTACAGTCGCAGCCACGCTGAACTTGAGATCCGTCATTCTATCTGTTGGTTTTTAAATGCCCAAACATAAGAATACCGTTCTGGATTCGGATCTCCCCGTCTCCACACAACCTATATATGGGTCGAGAACTCAGGTTGTGACGAGACAGATGAACTGTCCGGGATGTGGAGAGGAGATCTATGAGGAGGAACTCATAGACGGCGACTGTCCTCTCTGCGGAGAGACCGTGAGACAAGGTCAGTCTACAGAAGCCGAGCTTCCGACCGAAACCGAGACTGAAGCCGAGACTGAGGAGGCTCTTGAGAGAATAGTTGGCTTCTTCGAAGGCGGAACCGACTCGTTACTAGACCCCGTCGAGGACACAGAGAGTAAGAGACGTTACGTTCTCGAAGTTCCGCCCTCTATACTCGACAGGCTCAGACCCAAGAGATGTGACGCGTGTGGTCGGTGGCATCTCAAGATAGGAAGGAAGGAGTACGACGTGCTTTTAGAGGGTAACACCGGAGAGGTCGACGTGACCTACTACTGTGTACTGTGTGAGCCGTCCGAGCCCGAGTCGGAGGACTGAGAAAGAAGAAAAAGATCAGATTCTACATCTCTGTCCCGAGTCTATGACCTTGACGACGGTGAGGACTGCGGGGAGTATCACGAAGCCCGCGAACAGCGAGAAGGCTATAGCGAAGACAGTAGTCCATCCGAAGTTCGCGAGCACGGGGAACCTCGACAGGAGGAGAACCCCGAACCCCGTGATCGTCGTGAGTCCCGATCCGAGTATTGGACGTGAGAGCTTTCCTATCGCCGTCTCTATGGCGTCGAACGGGGTCTCTCCGTGTTCTATCATCTCCTCCTCGAACCTCTCGTAGATATGTATTCCGTAGTCGATTCCTATTCCGAGAGTCAGCGACGACATCGTAACCGTGAGAGGATTCCACGGGACTCCCGCTACGAACATTCCCCCGGTGACGAGTAACGCCGCGCTGGCTGCGACCCCGAGGACGAGTATCGAACTCACGCGGAGCGACTTGAAGGTGAGTGTGAGGAATATCAGACCGAGACTGAAGCTCAGGAGTGTCATAGGTGTCAGACCCGCAGTGACGTTCTCTATGACGTTCCTGTTTAGGACGGGCTTGCCCGTTATACGTACGTCGCCGCCCTTTATCGTCATCTCGGCGTTCCCCTCGAACTCGTCTATGAGTGTCCTGACCTCCTCGCCCGCGACGTCGTCGACGTAGAAGGCTATCCTCATCTGTGTCGGCTTGTCGTCGGGGTCTTCTATTCCGAGTGTCTCCATCTTCGTGAGACGGCTCAGGGACGAGTCGAGACGGTACTGACTCTCAGGAAGCCTGCCGCCGTTTAGCATCTTGACCTTCGTGACGGGACTAAGAGCCGAGTTGACGTTGGGGTTCTCTAACATAAGACGCTGGTACTCCGAGATCTCACGGAACTTCTCGAGGGTATAGACGTCGTCTCCCTCGATGACTGCGTACATGACCTTCGGACTCTCGACGTTGTTTTCGAGGAAGGTGAGGTCGTTCTTGGCGTCGAGGTTCTGAGGCCAGAAGTCCATCATCTCCTGTTTGGGCTCGACCTGTGGGTACGCCCACGCCCCGCCTAAGACGAGTACTAAGACGACTGCGAGTGTGAGCTTCGGCTTGTGACAGATCACATCGCCCGTGAACCTCTCGAAGAACGACTCGACAGGATCTACCTCGTCTCCGTCTCCGTCTCCGTCGCTTTCGCCTCTGTCGGCTGCGGCGACGGATCTCTGAGGCGTGTCGGTCGTGTCACGGCTGTCGAACTTGACGAGGAGGGCGGGTAGGAGTGTCACAGAGAGTAACATGCTCGCCAGGACGCTCGACGCACTCGTCACGCCGAACTGTCTCACGGGAGGCACGCTCGATATGAAGAGCGACCCGAGACCTATCACAGTGGTTCCCATAGCGAGAAGTATCGCCCTTCCGGTTGTCCTCGACGACATCCCGGCGGCGTCGACCGGACTTCTGCCGTTTTCCCTCTCCTCGGTGTATCTCGTCTGTATCTGGAGACCGTAGTCGATTCCGAGACCGAGGGCTATCGGCATAACACCGAGCATTATGGCGTTGAAGTCGTACCCGAGGACTCCCATGACTCCCATCATAGTCATAAGGGCTGCCATAGTCATACCTAGAGGCAGAGCGACGTGCCAGCCCTTCTCTATCTTGTTTCTCATTATGAGATAGACGACGAGGAATATCATACCGAAGGCTCCCGCGAACAGCATTATCATCTCGGGAAGCATCAGACCGAATGCAGCGTTCTCGAAGACTGGCTGCCCCGTGACTGTGACGGTCATTCCAGGAGGTTTCTCGACGAACTGTGTCTCCGACTTAAACTCGGAGTAGATTATGTCGGAGCCACGTCTAGGCATGAAGTTGCCCGTCCTGAGAGTGTCGACGTTGCCGTAGGGAGCTAGGAGTACGGTCATGTCGTTCCTGGGCACGAGGTTGTCGACGACATCCGCGGAGCCCGAACCGTAGTTCCTGACACGGTCTATCGACTGTCTGACCCCGTACTCGGTCTGAGGCATCTCGCCGTTGTTCCCCATACGGACTATGTCGGCGAGACTTGTGACCCCCTTGACGTTGTCGACTGACGAGTACCTCTTGTCAAGCCTGTCTATCGCTCGTATCGTCTCGGGGTCATAGAGGTCGTCCGACTCGACGACAACGAAGACGTTGTTACCCTCGTCGAACTCCTCCTTGAGATGTGACCAGTCGTTCCATGTCTGTGAGTCTTCCTCTATGTAGAGGCTCATCCCCATCTGCATCTGTATCGACGACGCCGCAGACGCCGCCGAGAGGACGAGGACTACTGCGACTATCCCGAAGATTATACGTTGGTTCTCGGCGGAGAAACGCGCCGTGTCTTCGAGAGTGTCCTTTACTTTTTCCTCTAAGCTCATTGTATATTTTTGAATATCGAGGGCTCCGTCTCTCTCTATGTATCTACAGCCCTATGAGACCGAGTAAGTTACTCAGTAGTCCGCCGCCTCCCGCGGTAACTCTTATAGGACCCTTCTCGACATTGGTCACGACCTTGTCGCCGAAAGCGTTGTCGTACTTGATAGCCATGTCGACCGAGTACTCCTTCGGTGTAGCCGAACCCGCGACGCTGACTTTGTAGGTCACAGTCTTCGTCTCGCCGGGCTTGAGAGTTCCTATGTAGGCGGTGTCGTCGTCTGTCGAGAACGGCGTGTCGACGTTCATCCTCGCAACGGCGTCTCTGTAGACTCCCTCACCCGTGTTCTTTATCTTGACCTCAACGGTATCAGTCGCCCCAGAGCTTATCTCAGGCGTGTTGAGAACGTCGAAGGTCATCTCAGGACCAACGTTTACTGAGACAGTGTTGACGTCGGAGGTCGTCTTCTCGTCGAAGTAGTCGTAGTACTCAACCTCGAAGTCGAGCGAGTAGTTTTGGGGAACCGCCCTGTCGACTACCTCCGCCTTGAAGCTCGCGTTTGCGGTCTCTCCGGCGTCGAGGTCTCCGAGGCTCGCAGTAGTCGAAACAGGGACGAAGGGCTGAGTTGGATGCATCACAAGTTTGGCGTTATCGACCGAGGTGTCAGCCTCATTGGTGACCTCGACGTTGACCTGTCCCATTGAGTTGACGTAGAGCGCGGTCGAGTCGGCGGACATGTCGAACTTGATCTCGTCGTCGACCTCGACTGTGCCGGTCTTGACGTCCGACTGTCGCGCGACACCGTTCTCGTCCTCGTACGAGACGCGGAAGTTGACGGGGTATCTACCCTCGACTGCCTTAGAGCCGACTTTGACACGGAAGTTGAATGTCTTCTCCTG
It encodes:
- a CDS encoding hydrophobe/amphiphile efflux-3 (HAE3) family transporter, with protein sequence MSLEEKVKDTLEDTARFSAENQRIIFGIVAVVLVLSAASAASSIQMQMGMSLYIEEDSQTWNDWSHLKEEFDEGNNVFVVVESDDLYDPETIRAIDRLDKRYSSVDNVKGVTSLADIVRMGNNGEMPQTEYGVRQSIDRVRNYGSGSADVVDNLVPRNDMTVLLAPYGNVDTLRTGNFMPRRGSDIIYSEFKSETQFVEKPPGMTVTVTGQPVFENAAFGLMLPEMIMLFAGAFGMIFLVVYLIMRNKIEKGWHVALPLGMTMAALMTMMGVMGVLGYDFNAIMLGVMPIALGLGIDYGLQIQTRYTEERENGRSPVDAAGMSSRTTGRAILLAMGTTVIGLGSLFISSVPPVRQFGVTSASSVLASMLLSVTLLPALLVKFDSRDTTDTPQRSVAAADRGESDGDGDGDEVDPVESFFERFTGDVICHKPKLTLAVVLVLVLGGAWAYPQVEPKQEMMDFWPQNLDAKNDLTFLENNVESPKVMYAVIEGDDVYTLEKFREISEYQRLMLENPNVNSALSPVTKVKMLNGGRLPESQYRLDSSLSRLTKMETLGIEDPDDKPTQMRIAFYVDDVAGEEVRTLIDEFEGNAEMTIKGGDVRITGKPVLNRNVIENVTAGLTPMTLLSFSLGLIFLTLTFKSLRVSSILVLGVAASAALLVTGGMFVAGVPWNPLTVTMSSLTLGIGIDYGIHIYERFEEEMIEHGETPFDAIETAIGKLSRPILGSGLTTITGFGVLLLSRFPVLANFGWTTVFAIAFSLFAGFVILPAVLTVVKVIDSGQRCRI
- a CDS encoding DNA primase large subunit PriL — encoded protein: MSVSVPILYARYPFLEGASDAVEETADSFTDLVSEPVLERAEERVTLAVEEKTVGGITKPATTELFSYPVARAVVSVVDDEMLTRRYAWAEASTAYDRIKDDLRSSESFGSVESARLSLGDLIDEFGLEVREIDDGYEIRLHDYLELASGLSDKRWKLVNRAVDDGWVRIDTNGILILVREAIRDRVIDDLPLSIPREVEALVSDAVESVRETMSRASLSRDIDEVDEDEFPPCMKTLLAEVREGEHLEHHSRFAITTFLANIGMSVDEIIETYEVNPGFGEEMTRYQASHIQGETSPTEYTAPSCATMVTYGDCRNRDDLCDEISHPLEYYRRRLDEKDSENEDGKDDTEDTATDTDTEPETDGETESETQTDGEED
- a CDS encoding DNA polymerase sliding clamp → MFKSVINAGVISSAIDTVDVLVDECKVRLEEDGITIKAVDPANVGMVDLSIPEESFESYEGDGEVIGLNVTRFKDIIGMANKGDSVELELDDETHKLKIRINGLRYTLSLIDADAVRQEPNVPDLDLSCEVRIAGNEIKRGVKAAGMVSDHMEFGVEGGDFFMHAEGDTDDVRVDLSKDEIIGIEGEEARSLFSLDYLDDMSKAIPNDAEVRMEIGVDYPVKMHFEIADGEGHVTYLLAPRIENE
- a CDS encoding CPBP family intramembrane glutamic endopeptidase, coding for MGTGMRSISDRVPGSEYLRLSRTWGYSLIFVLPLILSYQTLIMVTSASGGIRPVNGAEALLAWSLGLVGVESYAGFFYVVIGVAVVGTVYDVFYNDRRVKPSYFGGMLLESLVYAIFFGYAVSVVTGAVLPPELVPSDVSAAISGIESASALDKILMSVGAGIYEEIVFRVILISGVGRLIGLGDRPGFGGYILLIGISSIVFSAAHVTGDPSALSPYVFTFRAIGGAVFALVYILRGFGVVVYTHAFYDILVFFVG
- the cofD gene encoding 2-phospho-L-lactate transferase, producing MNEVTFVSGGTGTPKLLDGALASHRIDESNINVVVNTGDDIEIAGNLVCPDVDTVLYTLSGIIDRDRWWGTVDDTYVTHKHLTDLADTEEKTERVEANRSISEGRAFSGAGEFMLIGDRDRATHIHRTSLIDEGKTLTEATSDLASSMGIEADVLPMSDDPVSTYIETPEGEVHFQVFWIAENGEPAVENVEFRGVDGSEPTAETLEALESPVVIGPSNPVTSLGPILSLDGVIEALRDTRVVAVSPFVGGDVVSGPAPKLMRAEGLEASTRGVYEAYSEFVDVVVVDETESSLDLGCETVAADTVMESREDSKRLFETVAEAVRL
- a CDS encoding class I SAM-dependent methyltransferase, translating into MATNSWDADLYDGDHLFVSEYGEDLMDLLSVSGGERVLDLGCGTGHLTKQIETEAKNVEVTGLDSSKEMLEKARETYPGIDFIDADARDFEASGYDAVFSNAALHWVEEGEQEEVLESVRNGLKEGGRFVAETGGDRNADKVISAVIEVLSERGHEVTNPWYFPTVGEYATLLEDNGFEVREMRLFDRPTRLEGGEDGLRNWIEMFGDSFFPGVPDDERRRVVSEVESLLRDDLFHEGTESWIADYRRLRFVAYRR
- a CDS encoding nitrous oxide reductase accessory protein NosL; translated protein: MENDDSITNITRRRLLAVTGAGLSVGVAGCTGGGNGGEGSDTNADANGSGGDTGEGGETNETDGDSESGEAQETSLSEPVSPVPDDKRCAVCNMKAAEYPDSNAQLSLSDGGRVYFCSSGCFTAYYAYPDSSKFSAPAEFSHGDWEDKVANAWVRDYGTKEFIDATEASYVLEYNADRIEMAMGDNPLPYGAEEDAVAYTEKYDDLSEHDVVSLSAFDRSLAERYSPNFIAESEVEATPITESVDVPDDAECTVCGMKAAKFPDWNAQASHENGDRDFFCSPGCMTTYYATPETFNDGKTQDDIVGVWAHDFETKDLIDARFADYVLVTKADRVDDPMMKNPLPFSNPDDATAYVDEYDDLSEDDIIPLTSFDMSLAETYRKKFVTG
- a CDS encoding COG1361 S-layer family protein, producing MNSALRHGAVVLAVVVSAVVLVSAPALGAQESVRYDEPDLMTSIGSESNVVDPGETTRLRIDVQNRGSTIAETPNGIQELSQIIGNRYTSTPGAAITTRVDVKSGDAPIDIKSDTQSVGTVTPSRSSSVGFEMEVDENATPGTYRLPVKLDYEYVTYMSVDSVARDSSYQIIRDEKTETEHVTVRVDPTFDLDVVDVESESLRVDSDGKITATIRNEGHETAHDATLQIVDSSPITSKDNAKSVGSLEPGQEKTFNFRVKVGSKAVEGRYPVNFRVSYEDENGVARQSDVKTGTVEVDDEIKFDMSADSTALYVNSMGQVNVEVTNEADTSVDNAKLVMHPTQPFVPVSTTASLGDLDAGETANASFKAEVVDRAVPQNYSLDFEVEYYDYFDEKTTSDVNTVSVNVGPEMTFDVLNTPEISSGATDTVEVKIKNTGEGVYRDAVARMNVDTPFSTDDDTAYIGTLKPGETKTVTYKVSVAGSATPKEYSVDMAIKYDNAFGDKVVTNVEKGPIRVTAGGGGLLSNLLGLIGL